A single uncultured Acetobacterium sp. DNA region contains:
- the flhA gene encoding flagellar biosynthesis protein FlhA: MKIIQNLVVFFIIGTIALIIIPLPPFILDFMFILSMAISLIILLTTMYIKGPLDFSIFPSLLLITTLLRLALNISSTRLILSNGGQAGQMIETFGTFVLGGNAVVGFVVFIIIIIVQFIVITKGAERISEVSARFTLDAMPGKQMSIDADLSSGSITDVEAKERRLKIQNEAEFYGSMDGATKLVKGDAIAAMIIAVINLIGGIIIGMVQGGMDFQEVVSVYSIATVGDGLVSQIPALMISVATAMIVTRAASENNLNVDVKNQFLSQPQVLVIAGIGVAALALIPGAPALQILVLAIMLSGFGLLIIQRSRVKVVVDEAEQMTQLIQEESSEVDFYRNIDNVYNIIGVEPIEMEFGYSLLPMVDEGSSGNFIDRIVIFRKQFAMDMGVVIPTVRLRDNGLINPNQYVIKIKGEEIAKGEVLVGYYLALDPSNTSEPIDGIETIEPAYGIKGKWITENEKELAEVYGYTVIDALSVIVTHMSEVIKKHMHELLSRQDINTLLENVSKSNPAIVDDVIPNIISIADFQKILINLLNEGIPIRDLESILETLGDHGTNIKDTDMLTEYVRQKLKRTITRKYTDGNSIKVIALDQEIENIILNSAKKNEHGTYLAIDPQVVQTIVEKVTEQIEKLKEIIDHSIILTSPIVRIYFKRLIEQFMADLTVLSFNEIDTNIQIQVIGMIKLEN; this comes from the coding sequence ATGAAAATCATTCAAAACCTTGTTGTGTTTTTTATCATTGGAACCATCGCACTGATCATCATTCCATTACCACCATTTATTCTTGATTTTATGTTTATTTTAAGCATGGCCATTTCATTGATTATTCTATTGACAACCATGTATATCAAAGGGCCCCTGGATTTTTCGATATTCCCGTCACTGCTCTTGATCACAACTTTGTTGAGGCTAGCTTTAAATATTTCATCAACCCGACTGATTCTTTCTAATGGTGGACAGGCCGGGCAGATGATCGAAACCTTTGGTACCTTTGTACTGGGTGGGAATGCCGTTGTCGGTTTTGTCGTATTTATCATCATTATCATTGTTCAGTTTATTGTTATCACAAAGGGCGCTGAACGAATCTCAGAAGTATCGGCGCGCTTTACCTTGGATGCGATGCCAGGAAAGCAGATGTCGATTGATGCGGATCTTAGTTCTGGTTCCATCACGGATGTTGAAGCAAAAGAAAGACGGCTTAAAATTCAAAATGAAGCCGAATTTTATGGATCCATGGATGGGGCAACTAAACTGGTCAAAGGCGATGCCATCGCGGCAATGATTATTGCCGTCATCAATCTGATCGGTGGAATCATTATCGGGATGGTACAGGGGGGCATGGACTTCCAGGAGGTTGTCTCAGTCTACTCCATTGCAACCGTTGGGGATGGTCTGGTCAGTCAGATTCCAGCCTTGATGATCTCGGTGGCAACCGCTATGATCGTTACCCGGGCGGCCTCTGAAAACAACTTAAACGTCGATGTCAAAAATCAATTTTTATCGCAACCGCAAGTATTAGTGATCGCTGGTATTGGTGTTGCGGCCTTGGCGTTGATTCCGGGCGCACCAGCACTCCAAATTCTTGTGTTGGCGATTATGCTAAGTGGTTTTGGTCTTCTCATCATACAACGATCTCGAGTGAAGGTAGTTGTAGATGAAGCTGAGCAAATGACCCAATTGATTCAAGAAGAAAGCAGTGAAGTTGATTTTTATCGAAATATTGATAATGTTTATAATATCATTGGCGTAGAACCCATCGAAATGGAGTTTGGTTATTCCCTACTACCGATGGTCGATGAAGGTAGCTCCGGTAATTTTATCGATCGGATTGTCATTTTCAGAAAACAATTCGCCATGGATATGGGTGTGGTTATCCCAACTGTCAGACTAAGAGACAATGGGCTTATCAATCCCAATCAGTATGTTATTAAAATAAAAGGGGAAGAAATAGCTAAAGGGGAAGTTTTAGTCGGTTACTACCTGGCTCTGGATCCTTCAAACACGAGTGAACCCATTGATGGCATTGAAACCATTGAACCGGCCTATGGAATTAAAGGAAAATGGATTACTGAAAATGAGAAGGAACTGGCAGAGGTTTACGGTTATACCGTCATCGATGCCCTTTCGGTTATCGTGACACATATGTCAGAAGTCATTAAAAAACACATGCATGAACTATTAAGTCGACAAGATATTAACACCTTGCTGGAAAATGTGTCAAAAAGCAATCCGGCGATTGTCGATGATGTCATCCCCAATATTATATCCATTGCCGATTTCCAGAAAATACTGATCAACCTTTTAAACGAAGGTATCCCCATTAGAGACTTAGAAAGCATTCTGGAAACACTGGGTGATCATGGCACAAATATTAAAGATACCGATATGCTTACCGAATATGTCAGACAAAAATTAAAACGAACGATTACCAGAAAATATACCGATGGTAATAGTATCAAAGTGATTGCTCTGGACCAGGAAATTGAAAATATTATTTTGAATTCAGCCAAGAAAAATGAACATGGCACTTATCTGGCAATTGATCCCCAAGTTGTCCAAACAATTGTGGAAAAAGTGACAGAGCAAATTGAGAAGCTCAAAGAAATCATTGATCATTCAATTATTCTTACATCTCCGATTGTGCGTATTTATTTTAAGCGATTAATTGAACAATTTATGGCAGATTTAACCGTACTTTCCTTTAATGAAATAGATACAAATATACAAATACAGGTTATCGGAATGATCAAATTGGAAAATTGA
- a CDS encoding flagellar hook basal-body protein, whose protein sequence is MDRGSYSAAAGMLSGQKAINVLAQNVANVTTAGYKSQTTIQSTFGEYMASRMSTDPKIAQPDIGPGAYITVNDAQFTNFTQGIFENTNRSVDMAIQGQGFFVVQNANFGQVLTRNGQFELDQQGFLTLPGVGQVLNAAGQPIQLAGSDFTVKANGTIIQNGAEVARLNISTVANGADLTQVGEGYFQSANGFQAAQAGSYNVLQETIEKSNVDMGEEMSDLIARQNNFTSCTQMLKIFDKISEITSNTIGRIG, encoded by the coding sequence ATGGATAGAGGATCATATTCTGCTGCAGCTGGGATGCTGTCAGGGCAAAAGGCAATAAATGTGTTAGCTCAAAACGTTGCAAATGTAACGACCGCTGGTTACAAAAGTCAAACAACCATTCAATCAACATTCGGCGAATATATGGCTTCTAGAATGAGTACAGACCCTAAAATAGCTCAGCCAGATATTGGTCCGGGAGCATATATTACGGTCAATGATGCGCAATTTACAAATTTTACTCAGGGAATTTTTGAAAACACTAATCGAAGCGTGGATATGGCCATTCAAGGGCAGGGATTCTTTGTTGTCCAAAATGCTAATTTTGGACAGGTACTAACCCGTAATGGTCAATTTGAACTGGATCAGCAAGGCTTTTTAACCCTCCCTGGAGTTGGACAGGTTTTAAACGCTGCCGGACAACCCATTCAATTGGCAGGAAGCGACTTTACCGTAAAAGCAAATGGTACCATCATCCAAAATGGGGCAGAGGTAGCAAGGCTAAATATTTCCACCGTGGCAAACGGGGCTGATCTGACTCAGGTCGGTGAAGGTTATTTTCAAAGCGCTAACGGTTTTCAGGCCGCTCAGGCCGGTTCCTATAACGTACTACAAGAAACCATTGAAAAATCAAATGTCGATATGGGTGAAGAAATGAGTGACTTGATTGCACGGCAAAACAATTTCACTTCATGTACCCAGATGCTGAAAATCTTTGATAAGATCAGTGAAATTACGTCAAACACCATCGGAAGAATTGGATAA
- a CDS encoding flagellar biosynthesis anti-sigma factor FlgM produces the protein MKISLGNNPVVQSKIGQETATESTRRVDSENKKGIAKNKLDSTDISNSRSATFEDSRVSTAKSAILYDVTVKDSDRLSELKEAVKNGTYHVPTEALVDALLK, from the coding sequence ATGAAAATATCATTAGGCAATAATCCCGTCGTCCAGTCTAAAATTGGACAGGAGACAGCAACAGAATCCACCCGTCGCGTTGATTCTGAAAACAAAAAAGGCATTGCAAAAAATAAATTGGACAGCACTGACATTTCAAACAGTCGTAGTGCAACCTTTGAAGACAGTCGGGTGTCTACTGCAAAATCAGCCATTTTATACGATGTAACCGTAAAAGATTCAGACCGTTTAAGTGAATTAAAAGAAGCCGTTAAGAACGGAACCTACCATGTGCCAACCGAGGCATTGGTTGATGCGCTCTTAAAATAA
- a CDS encoding flagellar hook-basal body protein has protein sequence MIRGFYASKLGMIAQQNSLNTIANNVANINTIAFKPQVTAFASLLYENIDGGAGTTISTGHGAKVEKIGIDFTQGEMQPTTRDMDCAIVGSGFFAIQNKETNTTTYTRDGNFHISIEGTQSFLVDARGNYVLGKDNNPMNITGGFNAENLGVVSFSNPYGLTLLGSNQFTISNVSGQPVADNVSIVRTGYLESSATDSATEMVKMLEANRAFSFNSKIVQSTDEMEKTVNQLR, from the coding sequence ATGATAAGAGGATTTTACGCTTCAAAACTCGGCATGATTGCACAACAGAATAGCCTGAACACCATTGCCAACAATGTTGCGAATATTAACACCATCGCTTTTAAGCCACAGGTTACAGCATTTGCATCATTACTCTACGAAAATATTGATGGTGGTGCTGGTACGACAATCAGCACCGGACACGGAGCCAAAGTTGAGAAGATTGGTATCGATTTCACTCAGGGTGAAATGCAGCCAACAACGCGAGATATGGATTGTGCCATCGTAGGATCCGGATTTTTCGCTATTCAAAATAAAGAGACCAATACAACCACATACACCAGAGATGGCAACTTTCATATCAGCATTGAAGGAACACAAAGTTTTCTTGTTGATGCCAGAGGAAATTATGTATTGGGTAAGGACAACAATCCCATGAATATTACGGGTGGTTTTAACGCTGAAAACCTGGGAGTGGTTTCTTTTTCCAATCCCTATGGGTTAACATTACTGGGAAGTAATCAATTTACCATATCTAATGTGTCGGGCCAGCCGGTAGCTGACAACGTAAGTATCGTTAGAACTGGATACCTGGAATCTTCAGCCACCGATTCAGCCACTGAAATGGTGAAAATGCTGGAAGCGAACAGAGCCTTTTCTTTTAATTCAAAAATAGTTCAATCCACAGATGAAATGGAAAAAACAGTCAACCAACTAAGATAA
- the flhB gene encoding flagellar biosynthesis protein FlhB, with amino-acid sequence MAGSEKTEKATPKKRKDERKKGNTFQSKDVVSVVLLYMAFFILNLLVPFIYQQIKNLYVAQMDKMVNLDTLTVATVGQLFRESAIVFFVSILPISVIIMIAAIIASGVQTGFLVTGDALKPKFNRINPLSGLKRMVSLRALVELVKSIIKVTLIIGVIYTIILGLIPMTPDMLTTRIDENTMFMQDKIMSMVQTVCMIFAVVAILDYAYQRYDYEKKLKMTKQEVKDEYKQTEGNPEIKGKIRQKQREMSMSRMMQMVPQADVIVRNPTHYAVALKYDMDHDVAPMVLAKGKDHIALRIVKVGEENKVPVKENKPLARGLYESVEINDYIPAELYKAVAELMAWVYSNKKKENIS; translated from the coding sequence ATGGCTGGATCAGAAAAAACCGAAAAAGCGACCCCCAAAAAGCGAAAAGACGAGCGGAAAAAAGGAAACACCTTTCAGAGTAAAGATGTTGTCAGTGTCGTTCTTCTCTATATGGCGTTTTTTATTTTGAACTTACTGGTGCCTTTTATTTATCAGCAGATCAAAAATTTATATGTCGCCCAAATGGATAAAATGGTAAACTTGGATACTTTGACGGTTGCTACAGTCGGCCAGCTTTTCCGGGAAAGTGCGATTGTATTCTTTGTTTCGATTCTTCCCATATCGGTCATTATCATGATTGCCGCTATTATTGCATCAGGTGTACAGACCGGTTTTCTGGTTACCGGGGATGCCCTCAAGCCAAAATTCAACCGGATTAACCCGCTTAGTGGACTAAAACGAATGGTTTCACTGAGAGCATTGGTTGAGTTGGTTAAATCCATTATTAAAGTAACGCTGATCATAGGGGTCATTTATACCATTATTTTAGGCCTGATTCCGATGACGCCAGATATGCTGACAACCAGAATCGATGAAAATACGATGTTTATGCAGGATAAGATCATGTCTATGGTACAAACGGTCTGCATGATCTTTGCTGTTGTTGCGATTCTTGATTACGCCTATCAACGTTATGATTATGAAAAGAAATTAAAAATGACCAAACAGGAAGTCAAAGACGAGTATAAACAGACAGAAGGAAATCCTGAGATCAAAGGAAAAATCAGACAAAAGCAACGAGAAATGAGTATGAGTCGAATGATGCAGATGGTACCTCAGGCAGATGTTATTGTCAGAAATCCAACCCATTATGCAGTTGCTTTGAAATACGATATGGATCATGATGTTGCCCCGATGGTGCTGGCTAAAGGAAAAGATCATATCGCCTTGCGAATTGTCAAGGTTGGAGAAGAAAACAAGGTGCCTGTGAAAGAAAATAAACCATTGGCAAGAGGCTTGTATGAATCGGTAGAAATCAACGATTACATACCGGCAGAACTCTACAAAGCCGTGGCAGAATTAATGGCATGGGTTTATAGTAATAAAAAGAAGGAAAATATCTCATGA
- a CDS encoding chemotaxis protein CheW, producing the protein MAENVVDNYNLEEDTQHGRFLTFSLEDEVFGIEIKYVTEIIGMQSITKVPEVPTYIKGIINLRGKIIPVLDVRLQFGKEPVDYNDRTCIVVIDIEAVSVGLIVDNVEEVLTIDDEEIAPPPSNKTGFENRFMKGIGKAGGKVQLLLDCERLLKNEEIEVIEELLEEK; encoded by the coding sequence ATGGCAGAGAATGTTGTAGATAATTACAATCTGGAAGAAGATACTCAACACGGCAGATTTCTTACTTTTTCATTAGAGGATGAAGTATTCGGTATCGAAATTAAATATGTAACTGAAATTATTGGGATGCAATCAATTACCAAGGTTCCAGAAGTACCAACCTATATAAAAGGAATCATAAATTTACGAGGCAAGATTATCCCGGTATTGGATGTCAGATTGCAATTCGGGAAAGAACCGGTCGATTACAATGACCGAACCTGTATTGTTGTTATCGACATTGAAGCCGTATCGGTTGGATTAATCGTCGATAATGTTGAAGAAGTCTTGACCATTGATGATGAAGAAATCGCCCCACCACCATCCAATAAAACTGGCTTTGAAAATCGTTTTATGAAAGGGATTGGAAAGGCCGGCGGAAAAGTTCAATTATTACTTGATTGTGAAAGACTGTTAAAAAATGAAGAGATAGAAGTCATTGAAGAGTTGCTTGAAGAAAAATAG
- a CDS encoding FliA/WhiG family RNA polymerase sigma factor, whose amino-acid sequence MNRAELNSQENIIEEMAIEVPVEKSLEEQSLESKMAELWQVYKQQRTNEVRNEIVLQYTGLVKKIVLRFKGSYNNFGQLDDMVNQGMIVLIDAVEKFDPDMGNKFETFATLKIRGAVIDFMRKQDWVPRSQRSLSKVLEETYGELYASLEREPSEAEIAAKMGISEANLQKILQQRHNSIVLSYEEAINEKMMEVSPLITEEKADDSPESRILFNELKLKLGEAIDQLKEKERLVVSLYYYENLKLKEIAEVLGVTESRVSQIHSQAMIKMRNRLKNY is encoded by the coding sequence ATGAATCGAGCAGAATTGAATAGCCAGGAAAATATCATTGAGGAAATGGCAATTGAAGTGCCAGTCGAAAAATCGCTTGAAGAACAAAGTCTTGAAAGTAAGATGGCCGAGTTATGGCAAGTATATAAACAACAGCGAACCAACGAAGTCAGAAATGAAATTGTCCTTCAATATACCGGACTGGTAAAAAAGATTGTCTTAAGGTTCAAGGGGAGTTATAACAATTTTGGGCAATTGGACGATATGGTCAATCAGGGAATGATTGTGCTCATTGATGCGGTGGAAAAATTTGACCCTGACATGGGGAATAAATTTGAAACCTTTGCGACATTAAAAATACGAGGCGCTGTCATCGATTTTATGCGAAAACAGGATTGGGTTCCCCGTAGCCAACGCAGTCTTTCAAAAGTATTGGAAGAAACCTACGGTGAATTATACGCCTCACTGGAAAGAGAACCGAGCGAAGCGGAAATTGCCGCAAAAATGGGGATCTCAGAAGCAAATCTGCAGAAAATTCTGCAGCAGCGGCATAATTCCATTGTCTTATCTTATGAAGAAGCGATTAACGAAAAAATGATGGAAGTATCACCGTTGATTACCGAAGAAAAGGCTGATGATTCCCCAGAATCAAGAATTCTGTTTAATGAACTTAAGTTAAAACTGGGAGAAGCCATTGATCAGTTAAAAGAAAAAGAACGATTAGTGGTTTCGCTGTACTACTATGAAAACCTCAAGCTAAAAGAAATTGCCGAGGTTTTAGGTGTCACCGAATCTCGGGTATCCCAGATACATTCACAGGCAATGATAAAAATGAGAAATCGGTTAAAAAATTATTAA
- a CDS encoding chemotaxis protein CheC — MFENYDELNEMQIDMLREIGNIGAGNAATALATILDEKVDMSVPSVRITGFDEAVENLGGAETMTVAVLVNFSGDAHGMIMFLLNVEDAKSIMDILVGEDDSEEELSEMKISGIKEIGNILASSYVNAISALTGLSIEVSVPYVAIDMVGALMSVPIIEFGAIGDKLMFIEENFLGETNDLKSNMIMFAEINTLKIIMQKLGLEI, encoded by the coding sequence TTGTTCGAGAATTACGATGAACTAAATGAAATGCAAATTGATATGCTGCGTGAAATTGGAAATATCGGCGCCGGTAATGCGGCCACTGCGTTAGCGACCATTTTAGACGAGAAAGTTGATATGAGCGTACCAAGCGTTCGGATCACGGGCTTCGACGAGGCGGTTGAAAACCTGGGTGGAGCTGAAACCATGACAGTGGCAGTGCTTGTGAATTTTAGTGGAGACGCCCATGGCATGATCATGTTTTTGCTCAATGTCGAAGATGCCAAGAGTATTATGGACATTCTGGTTGGTGAAGATGATAGCGAAGAAGAATTAAGTGAAATGAAAATATCCGGTATTAAAGAAATTGGCAATATTCTTGCATCGTCATATGTCAATGCCATTTCGGCTTTAACAGGATTATCAATTGAAGTATCAGTTCCTTACGTGGCGATTGACATGGTTGGAGCCCTGATGAGTGTGCCGATTATTGAATTTGGAGCGATTGGTGACAAATTAATGTTTATTGAAGAGAATTTTCTTGGGGAAACCAATGATTTAAAAAGTAATATGATCATGTTTGCTGAAATCAATACATTAAAAATCATAATGCAAAAATTAGGGCTGGAAATATGA
- a CDS encoding chemotaxis protein CheD (catalyzes the conversion of glutamine residues to glutamate on methyl-accepting chemotaxis receptors), translated as MNQSLVIGISDYKLAKGPEVLVTYALGSCVGVCLYDKVTKVGGLSHIMLPDSTNFSNKDINRKKFADTALVDLVAEMKRAGCGNNRIVAKIAGGAQMFEVQPGSKLGAIGERNIICVKQVLSQLRIPILAEDTGLNFGRTQYFDLETGIMKIQSLNRRIEEF; from the coding sequence ATGAATCAATCGCTTGTAATTGGAATATCAGATTATAAATTAGCAAAGGGCCCGGAAGTGTTAGTCACCTATGCTTTGGGTTCTTGTGTGGGAGTATGCTTATACGACAAGGTCACAAAGGTTGGTGGATTGTCGCATATTATGCTGCCGGACAGTACTAATTTTTCAAACAAGGATATTAATCGAAAAAAGTTTGCCGATACAGCTCTTGTTGATTTGGTCGCAGAAATGAAACGGGCTGGATGTGGAAATAATCGAATTGTTGCAAAGATTGCTGGCGGAGCCCAAATGTTTGAGGTTCAGCCAGGCAGTAAGTTGGGCGCCATTGGAGAAAGAAATATTATTTGTGTCAAACAGGTGTTGAGTCAATTGCGCATTCCCATTCTGGCAGAAGACACCGGTTTAAATTTTGGAAGAACGCAATATTTTGATCTGGAAACAGGAATTATGAAGATTCAATCCCTTAATCGCAGAATTGAGGAGTTTTAG
- a CDS encoding chemotaxis response regulator protein-glutamate methylesterase, with translation MRLKQRIKVLIVDDSLVFRESLSREISKDPDIEVVGTATDPYMARDLIIKLKPDVLTLDVEMPKMNGIEFLKKLMPQYPLPVIVVSSVSKNVLDALDAGAVEFVTKPNVTRPGGMASFVNELIIKIKIASTAKVGNLKRDYTPSKPIANQGIDTMSTVIAIGASTGGTDAIHAVISALPRDMPPIIIVQHMPPVFTKLYAERLNNTCELEVKEAEDGDVLKPGRVLIAPGNYQMRLAKRGTDYIVKCTQEEKVSGHCPSVDVLFDSVADVAGKKSIGVILTGMGRDGANGLLKMKKTGAYTIGQDEKTSIVYGMPMVAFNIGGVEKQLPLDRIADEIIRFLSK, from the coding sequence ATGAGACTTAAGCAAAGAATTAAGGTGCTGATCGTAGACGATTCCTTGGTCTTTCGTGAGTCTTTATCAAGAGAAATATCGAAAGATCCGGATATCGAAGTCGTCGGGACCGCAACAGACCCATATATGGCCAGAGATTTGATCATCAAATTAAAACCTGACGTCTTAACACTAGATGTTGAAATGCCTAAAATGAACGGCATTGAATTTCTAAAAAAACTCATGCCTCAATATCCATTACCGGTAATTGTAGTAAGTTCCGTGTCAAAGAATGTTCTGGACGCTTTAGATGCCGGTGCGGTGGAATTTGTTACCAAACCCAATGTTACCAGACCAGGCGGGATGGCATCTTTTGTCAATGAGCTGATCATTAAAATCAAAATCGCATCAACCGCCAAGGTAGGTAATCTAAAAAGGGACTATACGCCAAGCAAACCCATTGCCAATCAAGGTATTGACACCATGAGTACCGTTATTGCCATCGGCGCCTCAACTGGCGGAACCGATGCCATCCATGCGGTTATCTCGGCTTTGCCCAGAGACATGCCGCCAATCATTATTGTTCAGCACATGCCACCGGTTTTCACCAAACTTTATGCCGAGCGGTTAAACAATACCTGTGAGCTGGAAGTAAAAGAAGCAGAAGACGGCGATGTATTAAAACCTGGCCGAGTTCTAATTGCTCCCGGCAATTACCAGATGCGGTTAGCAAAAAGAGGAACCGACTATATTGTAAAATGTACCCAGGAAGAAAAAGTAAGCGGTCATTGCCCGTCAGTTGACGTTCTTTTCGATTCTGTAGCGGATGTAGCCGGCAAAAAGTCAATTGGTGTTATCCTTACCGGCATGGGCAGAGACGGCGCAAATGGACTGCTTAAGATGAAAAAAACAGGTGCCTACACCATCGGCCAGGATGAAAAAACATCCATCGTCTACGGCATGCCCATGGTCGCCTTCAACATCGGCGGGGTAGAAAAACAACTCCCCCTCGATCGAATCGCTGACGAAATCATCCGGTTCTTATCAAAATAA
- a CDS encoding FapA family protein, whose product MIEENAKIAESVNLIEVSISEDKQQGFIKLEKQEDGNQVFTKEELVDALKEQGIVYGIIDSAIDKLAQRPIYNIRIKVAEAKASIDGEDGKVKLLVKKDDEYKPEYSEEDTIDYKNLSYFQMVKKGQVLCEITEETMGLDGMNILGGTIKASKGRKPLVPAGKNTSLSEDETKLIADCDGIIKFVSTININEMLHITRNVDFSTGNIDFSGDVTIDGDVSSGFSVKAGGNLVIKGVVEEATRIEASGNVMISKGIYGGGSGVVTVKKDLRCNYIENALIFVEGDITVDYIIGGKITCKGNIFLSGSKELIVGGEIMLSGELIAKEIGNEREYPTIIRILGEKTIDEEALDKLNKKKEVVKQQLEETYAKESQVNELLLNQEKKDILSRSHDNPAMKQLANIKRELDKHVIQFKKEISEINEAIAQTGNEGCTNYYGSVSVKRKLYRGTRIYFGDMLFQFDLDTLEHCKIYWDNDNIVNGML is encoded by the coding sequence ATGATTGAGGAGAATGCAAAAATTGCGGAAAGTGTGAATTTAATTGAAGTCAGCATTAGTGAAGACAAGCAGCAGGGTTTCATTAAGCTGGAAAAACAGGAAGATGGCAATCAGGTCTTTACCAAAGAGGAATTAGTTGATGCCTTAAAAGAGCAGGGGATTGTCTATGGTATTATTGACAGTGCCATTGATAAATTGGCGCAGAGACCGATTTATAATATTCGAATAAAAGTTGCAGAAGCCAAAGCGTCGATTGATGGAGAAGATGGTAAAGTTAAATTGCTTGTGAAAAAAGATGACGAGTATAAACCGGAATATAGTGAAGAAGACACAATTGACTATAAAAACCTGAGTTATTTTCAGATGGTTAAAAAGGGTCAGGTTTTATGTGAGATCACTGAAGAAACAATGGGTTTGGATGGCATGAATATTCTGGGAGGAACCATTAAGGCTTCAAAAGGAAGAAAACCATTAGTTCCGGCAGGTAAAAACACAAGTTTAAGCGAGGATGAGACAAAACTGATCGCAGATTGCGACGGTATCATTAAATTTGTTAGTACCATTAATATTAATGAAATGTTGCATATTACCCGGAATGTTGATTTTTCAACCGGAAATATTGATTTTTCAGGCGATGTCACTATTGATGGCGATGTCAGCAGTGGTTTTTCAGTTAAAGCTGGTGGTAATTTAGTGATCAAAGGTGTTGTTGAAGAAGCTACGAGAATAGAAGCCAGTGGAAATGTCATGATATCAAAAGGTATCTATGGCGGAGGCTCTGGAGTGGTTACTGTAAAAAAAGATCTTCGCTGTAATTATATCGAAAATGCTTTAATTTTTGTTGAAGGGGATATTACTGTTGATTATATAATTGGTGGAAAAATAACCTGTAAGGGGAATATTTTCCTTTCGGGTTCAAAAGAACTCATAGTCGGCGGGGAAATCATGCTCTCTGGAGAATTGATTGCAAAAGAAATCGGCAATGAACGGGAATATCCTACGATTATTCGAATTCTTGGGGAAAAAACAATTGATGAAGAGGCACTCGACAAGCTCAACAAAAAAAAGGAAGTCGTTAAACAACAGCTGGAAGAAACGTATGCAAAAGAATCTCAAGTTAATGAACTACTGCTAAATCAGGAGAAAAAAGATATTTTGAGCCGAAGTCACGATAATCCGGCGATGAAACAGCTTGCTAATATAAAAAGAGAACTTGACAAACATGTTATCCAATTTAAAAAAGAGATCAGTGAAATCAATGAAGCAATCGCACAGACTGGAAATGAGGGATGTACTAATTATTATGGTTCCGTTTCAGTTAAAAGAAAACTTTATCGGGGAACGCGAATCTATTTCGGGGATATGCTCTTTCAGTTTGATTTGGATACCCTGGAGCATTGCAAAATTTATTGGGATAATGATAATATCGTAAATGGTATGTTGTAA